The proteins below come from a single Tachypleus tridentatus isolate NWPU-2018 chromosome 13, ASM421037v1, whole genome shotgun sequence genomic window:
- the LOC143238852 gene encoding uncharacterized protein LOC143238852, translating into MELQPLYTRRIEMGRWIVITSALLLPFSTVCADMMRKSIVFDLKTPKVFYCPQEKPTGMEKMFVKARPLNKLCEFGGKGIPKYHKSDCYNDIDETDYACKEKRRILMRLNPPNVTGWHRKIPW; encoded by the exons ATGGAACTTCAGCCGTTATATACAAGACGTATAGAAATGG gtCGATGGATTGTGATCACCAGCGCCCTCTTGCTT CCATTTTCAACTGTGTGTGCAGACATGATGCGTAAAAGCATTGTATTTGACCTCAAAACTCCCAAAGTGTTCTACTGTCCACAGGAAAAGCCCACAGGGATGGAAAAGATGTTTGTTAAAGCCCGTCCACTAAATAAGTTGTGTGAATTTGGGGGTAAAGGTATCCCAAAATATCACAAGTCAGATTGTTACAATGACATAGATGAGACAGACTATGCTTGTAAAGAGAAACGTCGTATCCTG atgcGTCTAAATCCTCCCAATGTGACCGGCTGGCATAGGAAGATTCCATGGTAG